A single region of the Carassius gibelio isolate Cgi1373 ecotype wild population from Czech Republic chromosome A14, carGib1.2-hapl.c, whole genome shotgun sequence genome encodes:
- the LOC128026897 gene encoding rho-related GTP-binding protein RhoG, which translates to MQTIKCVVVGDGAVGKTCLLISYTTNAFPEEYIPTVFDNYSAQMSVDGRTVSLNLWDTAGQEEYDRLRTLSYPQTNIFIICFSIGSPSSFANVRHKWHPEVTHHCPGAPILLVGTKRDLRSDAETLKKLKEQGLAPTSHQQGGALSKQIGAVKYLECSALLQEGVREVFVEAVRAVLYPATKKNTKKCVLL; encoded by the coding sequence ATGCAGACCATTAAGTGTGTTGTGGTGGGCGACGGGGCGGTGGGGAAGACGTGCCTCCTCATCTCCTACACCACCAACGCCTTCCCCGAGGAGTACATCCCCACCGTGTTCGACAACTACAGCGCTCAGATGAGCGTGGACGGCCGTACGGTGAGCCTCAACCTGTGGGACACGGCGGGGCAGGAGGAGTACGACCGTCTGCGCACGCTCTCCTACCCACAGACCAACATCTTCATCATCTGCTTCTCCATCGGCAGCCCCTCGTCCTTCGCCAACGTGCGGCACAAGTGGCACCCGGAGGTGACCCACCACTGCCCCGGCGCTCCCATCCTGCTGGTGGGCACCAAGAGAGACCTGCGCTCGGACGCGGAGACGCTGAAGAAGCTGAAGGAGCAGGGCCTGGCTCCCACCTCGCACCAGCAGGGCGGCGCTCTGTCCAAGCAGATCGGAGCGGTCAAGTACCTGGAGTGCTCTGCGCTGCTGCAGGAGGGCGTGAGGGAGGTGTTCGTGGAGGCCGTGCGCGCCGTGCTCTACCCCGCTACCAAGAAGAACACCAAGAAGTGTGTGCTCTTATAG
- the hspa9 gene encoding stress-70 protein, mitochondrial, with protein sequence MLSAARTAARSVSRSQKTGSGVSELVQKACWRGWSLQTAARRQYASEAIRGAVVGIDLGTTNSCVAVMEGKQAKVLENAEGARTTPSVVAFTADGERLVGMPAKRQAVTNPNNTLYATKRLIGRRYDDAEVQKDLKNVPYKIVRASNGDAWLEAHGKLYSPSQAGAFILMKMKETAENYLGHTVKNAVITVPAYFNDSQRQATKDAGQIAGLNVLRVINEPTAAALAYGLDKTQDKIIAVYDLGGGTFDISVLEIQKGVFEVKSTNGDTFLGGEDFDQHLLRHIVKEFKRESGVDLTKDTMALQRVREAAEKAKCELSSSLQTDINLPYLTMDASGPKHLNMKLTRSQFEGIVADLIRRTVAPCQKAMQDAEVSKSDIGEVLLVGGMSRMPKVQQTVQDLFGRAPSKSVNPDEAVAIGAAIQGGVLAGDVTDVLLLDVTPLSLGIETLGGVFTKLINRNTTIPTKKSQVFSTAADGQTQVEIKVCQGEREMAADNKTLGQFTLVGIPPAPRGVPQIEVCFDIDANGIVHVSAKDKGTGREQQIVIQSSGGLSKDDIENMIKNAEKYAEEDRRRKDRVEAVNMAEGIVHDTESKMEEFKDQLPADECVKLKEEVTKVRDLLSRKDTETGENIKQAATNLQQASLKLFEMAYKKMASEREGSGSGSGSGGEAGEKKEGQQ encoded by the exons ATGTTGTCCGCGGCGAGAACAGCAGCGAGGAGCGTGTCTCGCTCTCAGAAGACCGGCAGCGGTGTGTCCGAGCTCGTCCAGAAG GCTTGTTGGAGGGGATGGAGTCTCCAGACTGCGGCCAGACGTCAGTACGC GTCGGAGGCGATCAGAGGCGCTGTCGTCGGTATTGATCTGGGGACCACCAACTCCTGCGTGGCTGTGATGGAGGGCAAACAAGCCAAG GTGCTGGAGAACGCCGAGGGAGCAAGGACCACGCCGTCAGTGGTGGCCTTCACAGCGGACGGAGAGAGACTCGTGGGAATGCCAGCCAAACGCCAGGCCGTCACCAACCCCAACAACACGCTCTACGCCACCAAACGCCTGATCGGACGCCGCTACGACGACGCTGAAGTCCAGAAAGATCT GAAGAACGTGCCGTATAAGATCGTGCGAGCGTCTAACGGAGACGCCTGGCTGGAGGCCCACGGTAAACTGTACTCGCCCAGTCAGGCCGGAGCCTTCATCCTCATGAAGATGAAGGAGACCGCAG AGAACTACCTGGGTCACACGGTGAAGAACGCTGTTATTACTGTCCCTGCTTACTTCAACGACTCTCAGAGACAG GCCACCAAGGACGCCGGACAGATCGCAGGTCTGAATGTGCTGCGTGTCATTAACGAGCCCACGGCTGCTGCTTTAGCCTACGGACTGGACAAGACCCAGGACAAGAT AATCGCGGTGTATGATCTCGGCGGGGGGACGTTTGATATCTCTGTCCTGGAGATCCAGAAGGGTGTGTTCGAGGTGAAGTCCACTAATGGAGACACGTTCCTTGGCGGAGAAGACTTCGACCAGCATCTCCTCAGACATATAGTGAAGGAGTTCAAGAGAGAG TCGGGCGTGGATCTGACCAAAGACACCATGGCCCTGCAGCGAGTGAGAGAGGCGGCGGAGAAGGCCAAGTGTGAGCTGTCTTCGTCTCTGCAG ACGGACATCAACCTGCCGTACCTGACAATGGATGCCTCTGGCCCCAAACACCTGAACATGAAGCTGACTCGCTCTCAGTTCGAGGGCATCGTGGCGGATCTGATCCGCAGGACCGTGGCTCCCTGTCAGAAGGCCATGCAGGACGCAGAGGTGTCCAAGAGTGACATCGGAGAAGTGCTGCTGGTGGGAGGAATGAGCCGCATGCCCAAG gtGCAGCAGACGGTGCAGGATCTGTTCGGTCGTGCTCCCAGTAAGTCTGTGAACCCCGACGAAGCCGTGGCCATCGGAGCGGCCATCCAGGGAGGCGTTCTGGCCGGAGATGTGACCGACGTGCTGCTGCTGGACGTCACTCCTCTGTCTCTCGGCATCGAGACTCTGGGAGGAGTCTTCACCAAACTCATCAACCGAAACACTACTATCCCCACCAAGAAGAGCCAG GTGTTCTCCACCGCTGCTGATGGACAGACTCAGGTCGAGATCAAGGTTTGTCAGGGGGAGCGAGAGATGGCTGCAGACAACAAGACCCTGGGACAATTCACCCTG GTCGGCATCCCTCCGGCTCCTCGTGGTGTTCCTCAGATTGAAGTCTGCTTTGACATCGACGCTAATGGGATCGTGCACGTCTCCGCTAAAGACAAGGGCACCGGACGAGAACAGCAGA TTGTCATCCAGTCGTCTGGTGGACTCAGCAAAGACGACATTGAAAACATGATCAAGAACGCTGAGAAGTACGccgaggaggaccggaggaggaaG GATCGCGTGGAAGCGGTTAACATGGCCGAGGGCATCGTTCACGACACCGAGTCGAAGATGGAGGAGTTTAAGGACCAGCTGCCCGCCGATGAG TGTGTCAAACTGAAGGAGGAGGTCACTAAAGTACGAGATCTGCTCTCACGGAAGGACACGGAGACGGGAGAAAACATCAAGCAAGCAGCAACAAACCTGCAGCAGGCCTCGCTCAAACTCTTCGAGATGGCCTACAAGAAG aTGGCGTCGGAGAGGGAAGGCTCGGGCTCCGGATCTGGCTCTGGAGGAGAAGCGGGAGAGAAGAAGGAGGGCCAGCAGTAA